A portion of the Papilio machaon chromosome Z, ilPapMach1.1, whole genome shotgun sequence genome contains these proteins:
- the LOC106717332 gene encoding uncharacterized protein LOC106717332 isoform X2 yields MDSSSKKPLSPRDLRSKKPAPLPRTKILTAKGLTQVNPDKSSRLVDVKCEKPIHGHHGNIEMFDSLLYQTGMVLCENTITHPPLCERNMSRDNLEKVKYNPNAIQSTIQFTNSSVHEFISSLHERPNNICDQSLLSDATKCLTNSTEENFNEPSVPKITGEHNQDQANTFGKPVIKVKTFPTTPSRVLIPSKIVSQISEKTFVPSKPPKVLYTTNAINSVINTEKDLTKDNTSFDSLPSQDFGIKVEVDVKNFTLSEFDPLHDRNPSTKFQGVSNRQILDSIIIEDTNDFEDVFGNESKQICISEKKIFRPIPNVEVITIPESQEVIQSEPKSQNIVREMTEQLGSQTECLTIQKSQQDAQIVEFGSSHNLSDVTLSQVSFADKSAATSIFQNEVLDVTPYTNQDSEVQIIEEIRPSTSKPKSSTISKFKKLFGVLSEPDLKPLQQPAINNYGPHFSGIMTWIADDNLVSMTKSLYCALAEQKLFCYVDSAMQVLKEVYKLNSVTSLQMVLPVECSNSLYCFELGISNTESGIKHSSRLKITFGCPTAAERLTWAQKIAANLTSAFPSINYSEFTRLGWCYLKVGVSGEWLAAWLLLAGRELMYYCTEDIADNVDLRKTRCLGTQTADEESKKACPSDCCSNLLLDCSVTTLYLRFPHTEEFQNWNSVISLAAHSNGLGLYEQQLTNEEVPTIVDKCINFIYAYGVLSEGIYRRAGRSVVLAELLTRFRADAWSVQLTPQIYTEHDVSGVFKRFFRDLPTPLISRECHDRLINALDDERRRLDEYQRALDKLSPVSCNTARKLFAHLNFIQKWSEVNKMSAENLAAVWAPTIMPPCVKSTGLQISWSEKEVTVVRDIILNYQAVWCPDEDEIKRDLACHRVIMRMQESARSLPQPSSAGDLRFWVFMDDTSNHFQVSLTPDKTSSDVCMELSVKTNIPHYKLMLEEQICNGSMKRIVHKDEIVLDVVTRWGYWDDEDRKDNNLVIKENKILYQMDGLQMDAMSKNGTQVCGQLRYANDAMKKFKSYVFEVNSSKLSGYADSQGSSKVEEWNIDDIIWYFGHEIKRDPQSRWAITFIPKNKKRRSKEHPYFGSTLAGGVTESQLQWATALMFAQHDTILPMPHDFLQ; encoded by the exons atggatTCATCTTCGAAGAAACCATTGAGTCCGAGGGATTTGCGTTCAAAAAAGCCCGCACCGTTGCCTCGTACTAAAATATTGACAGCGAAGGGATTAACGCAAGTAAACCCTGACAAGTCATCAAGACTAGTTGATGTAAAATGTGAAAAACCAATTCACGGTCACCATGGAAACATCGAAATGTTTGATTCTCTTTTATATCAAACCGGAATGGTGTTATGTGAAAATACAATTACACATCCACCATTGTGTGAACGAAACATGAGTAGAGACAATttagaaaaagttaaataCAATCCAAATGCAATCCAGAGTACCATTCAGTTTACCAATTCATCTGTGCATGAATTCATTAGTTCATTACATGAACGGCCCAATAACATATGTGATCAATCATTGTTGTCGGATGCCACAAAATGCCTGACTAACAGTActgaagaaaattttaatgaacctAGTGTTCCTAAAATTACTGGTGAGCATAATCAAGACCAAGCAAATACTTTCGGAAAACctgtaataaaagtaaagacATTTCCAACAACACCTTCCAGAGTTTTAATACCTAGCAAAATCGTCAGTCAGATTAGTGAAAAGACATTTGTTCCATCTAAACCTCCAAAAGTTTTGTATACAACTAATGccataaatagtgtaattaataCTGAAAAGGATTTAACCAAAGACAACACTTCTTTTGATAGCTTGCCGTCACAAGATTTTGGCATAAAAGTGGAGGTGGATGTTAAGAACTTTACTCTAAGTGAATTTGACCCACTTCATGACAGAAATCCCAGCACTAAATTTCAGGGTGTAAGTAACAGACAGATTTTAGACTCCATTATTATAGAGGACACAAATGATTTTGAAGATGTTTTTGGTAATGAAAGCAAGCAGATTTGCATTAgcgagaaaaaaatctttagacCAATACCTAATGTTGAAGTAATAACAATTCCAGAGTCACAAGAAGTTATACAATCAGAGCCGAAATCACAAAATATTGTCCGAGAAATGACAGAACAACTTGGATCACAAACAGAATGTTTAACAATACAGAAATCACAACAAGATGCACAAATTGTGGAATTTGGATCATCACATAACCTATCTGATGTTACCTTATCTCAAGTCAGTTTTGCTGATAAGTCAGCAGCAACTTCCATTTTTCAGAATGAGGTTTTAGATGTTACTCCTTATACTAACCAAGACAGTGAAGTTCAGATAATTGAAGAAATCAGGCCGTCAACAAGTAAACCAAAGAGTTCTactatatcaaaatttaaaaaattatttggtgTACTATCAGAACCTGATTTAAAACCACTGCAACAACCagctataaataattatggtCCCCATTTTAGTGGCATCATGACATGGATTGCAGATGATAATTTAGTTTCTATGACAAAATCTTTGTACTGTGCTTTGGCTgagcaaaaattattttgctatGTTGATTCGGCTATGCAAGTTCTTAAGGAGGTATACAAACTGAATAGTGTTACTTCACTACAAATGGTATTACCAGTGGAGTG CAGTAATAGTTTATATTGCTTTGAGCTGGGTATATCAAATACAGAATCTGGCATAAAACATAGCTccagattaaaaattacatttggtTGTCCAACCGCTGCTGAAAGGCTTACATGGGCTCAAAAAATTGCTGCCAATCTTACATCTGCCTTTCCTTCCATTAATTACTCGGAATTCACACGGCTAGGATGGTGCTACTTAAAG GTGGGCGTCAGTGGCGAATGGCTAGCAGCTTGGCTGCTACTAGCAGGAAGGGAACTAATGTACTATTGTACTGAAGATATAGCTGATAATGTGGACTTAAGAAAAACCAGATGTTTAG GTACACAGACGGCCGACGAGGAATCAAAAAAGGCATGCCCGTCTGACTGTTGTTCTAACTTGCTTCTGGATTGTTCTGTCACTACTCTTTATTTACGTTTTCCGCACACTGAAGAGTTCCAG AACTGGAATTCTGTGATAAGTCTCGCGGCGCACAGTAACGGCTTAGGACTCTATGAGCAACAACTCACTAATGAAGAGGTCCCCACAATCGTAGACAAATGCATTAACTTCATTTATGCATACG GCGTTCTATCAGAGGGCATCTACCGTCGTGCCGGGAGAAGCGTTGTGCTGGCGGAGCTATTAACCCGATTCCGGGCTGATGCATGGTCTGTCCAGCTCACTCCTCAAATTTATACGGAGCATGACGTCTCTGGAGTATTTAAACGTTTCTTCCGGGACTTGCCAACTCCGTTGATCTCAAGAGAATGTCACGATCGTTTGATTAACGCCTtag ATGACGAGCGTCGCCGCCTCGATGAATACCAACGCGCGCTAGATAAATTGAGCCCAGTGTCCTGTAACACAGCTCGTAAACTCTTTGCACATCTTAACTTCATCCAAAAATGGAGTGAAGTTAATAAGATGAGTGCTGAAAACCTGGCCGCAGTGTGGGCACCAACCATTATGCCGCCTTGTGTG AAGAGCACCGGCCTGCAAATATCGTGGTCAGAAAAGGAGGTGACTGTGGTGCGAGATATAATCTTAAATTATCAAGCTGTTTGGTGCCCAGACGAAGATGAAATTAAACGGGATTTAGCATGCCATCGCGTCATCATGAGGATGCAGGAATCCGCACGCTCGCTACCTCAGCCGAGCTCTGCTGGTGATTTGCGTTTCTGGGTTTTCATGGATGATACTTCTAATCACTTCCAAGTTTCACTCACGCCAGACAAGACCAGTTCAGATGTGTGCATGGAACTAAGCGTGAAGACTAACATTCCACACTATAAGCTTATGTTGGAAGAACAAATTTGTAACGGCAGCATGAAACGGATAGTGCACAAGGACGAGATCGTACTAGACGTGGTCACCCGATGGGGATACTGGGATGATGAAGATAGAAAAGATAACAACTTGGTGATTAAAGAGAACAAAATCCTATATCAAATGGATGGATTGCAAATGGATGCTATGTCAAAAAACGGAACTCAAGTATGCGGCCAATTGCGTTATGCCAATGATGCtatgaaaaagtttaaatcCTATGTATTCGAAGTCAATTCCTCCAAGCTCTCCGGTTACGCTGACTCGCAA GGTTCATCCAAAGTGGAGGAATGGAACATTGATGATATAATCTGGTATTTTGGCCATGAGATCAAGAGAGATCCGCAATCCCGATGGGCTATCACATTTATTCCCAAAAATAAGAAACGGAg GAGCAAGGAGCATCCGTACTTCGGTAGTACATTAGCCGGCGGAGTGACAGAGTCACAGCTGCAATGGGCAACCGCACTGATGTTTGCTCAACATGACACCATATTGCCAATGCCACACGATTTCTTGcaataa
- the LOC106717332 gene encoding uncharacterized protein LOC106717332 isoform X1: MDSSSKKPLSPRDLRSKKPAPLPRTKILTAKGLTQVNPDKSSRLVDVKCEKPIHGHHGNIEMFDSLLYQTGMVLCENTITHPPLCERNMSRDNLEKVKYNPNAIQSTIQFTNSSVHEFISSLHERPNNICDQSLLSDATKCLTNSTEENFNEPSVPKITGEHNQDQANTFGKPVIKVKTFPTTPSRVLIPSKIVSQISEKTFVPSKPPKVLYTTNAINSVINTEKDLTKDNTSFDSLPSQDFGIKVEVDVKNFTLSEFDPLHDRNPSTKFQGVSNRQILDSIIIEDTNDFEDVFGNESKQICISEKKIFRPIPNVEVITIPESQEVIQSEPKSQNIVREMTEQLGSQTECLTIQKSQQDAQIVEFGSSHNLSDVTLSQVSFADKSAATSIFQNEVLDVTPYTNQDSEVQIIEEIRPSTSKPKSSTISKFKKLFGVLSEPDLKPLQQPAINNYGPHFSGIMTWIADDNLVSMTKSLYCALAEQKLFCYVDSAMQVLKEVYKLNSVTSLQMVLPVECSNSLYCFELGISNTESGIKHSSRLKITFGCPTAAERLTWAQKIAANLTSAFPSINYSEFTRLGWCYLKVGVSGEWLAAWLLLAGRELMYYCTEDIADNVDLRKTRCLGTQTADEESKKACPSDCCSNLLLDCSVTTLYLRFPHTEEFQNWNSVISLAAHSNGLGLYEQQLTNEEVPTIVDKCINFIYAYGVLSEGIYRRAGRSVVLAELLTRFRADAWSVQLTPQIYTEHDVSGVFKRFFRDLPTPLISRECHDRLINALAIDDERRRLDEYQRALDKLSPVSCNTARKLFAHLNFIQKWSEVNKMSAENLAAVWAPTIMPPCVKSTGLQISWSEKEVTVVRDIILNYQAVWCPDEDEIKRDLACHRVIMRMQESARSLPQPSSAGDLRFWVFMDDTSNHFQVSLTPDKTSSDVCMELSVKTNIPHYKLMLEEQICNGSMKRIVHKDEIVLDVVTRWGYWDDEDRKDNNLVIKENKILYQMDGLQMDAMSKNGTQVCGQLRYANDAMKKFKSYVFEVNSSKLSGYADSQGSSKVEEWNIDDIIWYFGHEIKRDPQSRWAITFIPKNKKRRSKEHPYFGSTLAGGVTESQLQWATALMFAQHDTILPMPHDFLQ; the protein is encoded by the exons atggatTCATCTTCGAAGAAACCATTGAGTCCGAGGGATTTGCGTTCAAAAAAGCCCGCACCGTTGCCTCGTACTAAAATATTGACAGCGAAGGGATTAACGCAAGTAAACCCTGACAAGTCATCAAGACTAGTTGATGTAAAATGTGAAAAACCAATTCACGGTCACCATGGAAACATCGAAATGTTTGATTCTCTTTTATATCAAACCGGAATGGTGTTATGTGAAAATACAATTACACATCCACCATTGTGTGAACGAAACATGAGTAGAGACAATttagaaaaagttaaataCAATCCAAATGCAATCCAGAGTACCATTCAGTTTACCAATTCATCTGTGCATGAATTCATTAGTTCATTACATGAACGGCCCAATAACATATGTGATCAATCATTGTTGTCGGATGCCACAAAATGCCTGACTAACAGTActgaagaaaattttaatgaacctAGTGTTCCTAAAATTACTGGTGAGCATAATCAAGACCAAGCAAATACTTTCGGAAAACctgtaataaaagtaaagacATTTCCAACAACACCTTCCAGAGTTTTAATACCTAGCAAAATCGTCAGTCAGATTAGTGAAAAGACATTTGTTCCATCTAAACCTCCAAAAGTTTTGTATACAACTAATGccataaatagtgtaattaataCTGAAAAGGATTTAACCAAAGACAACACTTCTTTTGATAGCTTGCCGTCACAAGATTTTGGCATAAAAGTGGAGGTGGATGTTAAGAACTTTACTCTAAGTGAATTTGACCCACTTCATGACAGAAATCCCAGCACTAAATTTCAGGGTGTAAGTAACAGACAGATTTTAGACTCCATTATTATAGAGGACACAAATGATTTTGAAGATGTTTTTGGTAATGAAAGCAAGCAGATTTGCATTAgcgagaaaaaaatctttagacCAATACCTAATGTTGAAGTAATAACAATTCCAGAGTCACAAGAAGTTATACAATCAGAGCCGAAATCACAAAATATTGTCCGAGAAATGACAGAACAACTTGGATCACAAACAGAATGTTTAACAATACAGAAATCACAACAAGATGCACAAATTGTGGAATTTGGATCATCACATAACCTATCTGATGTTACCTTATCTCAAGTCAGTTTTGCTGATAAGTCAGCAGCAACTTCCATTTTTCAGAATGAGGTTTTAGATGTTACTCCTTATACTAACCAAGACAGTGAAGTTCAGATAATTGAAGAAATCAGGCCGTCAACAAGTAAACCAAAGAGTTCTactatatcaaaatttaaaaaattatttggtgTACTATCAGAACCTGATTTAAAACCACTGCAACAACCagctataaataattatggtCCCCATTTTAGTGGCATCATGACATGGATTGCAGATGATAATTTAGTTTCTATGACAAAATCTTTGTACTGTGCTTTGGCTgagcaaaaattattttgctatGTTGATTCGGCTATGCAAGTTCTTAAGGAGGTATACAAACTGAATAGTGTTACTTCACTACAAATGGTATTACCAGTGGAGTG CAGTAATAGTTTATATTGCTTTGAGCTGGGTATATCAAATACAGAATCTGGCATAAAACATAGCTccagattaaaaattacatttggtTGTCCAACCGCTGCTGAAAGGCTTACATGGGCTCAAAAAATTGCTGCCAATCTTACATCTGCCTTTCCTTCCATTAATTACTCGGAATTCACACGGCTAGGATGGTGCTACTTAAAG GTGGGCGTCAGTGGCGAATGGCTAGCAGCTTGGCTGCTACTAGCAGGAAGGGAACTAATGTACTATTGTACTGAAGATATAGCTGATAATGTGGACTTAAGAAAAACCAGATGTTTAG GTACACAGACGGCCGACGAGGAATCAAAAAAGGCATGCCCGTCTGACTGTTGTTCTAACTTGCTTCTGGATTGTTCTGTCACTACTCTTTATTTACGTTTTCCGCACACTGAAGAGTTCCAG AACTGGAATTCTGTGATAAGTCTCGCGGCGCACAGTAACGGCTTAGGACTCTATGAGCAACAACTCACTAATGAAGAGGTCCCCACAATCGTAGACAAATGCATTAACTTCATTTATGCATACG GCGTTCTATCAGAGGGCATCTACCGTCGTGCCGGGAGAAGCGTTGTGCTGGCGGAGCTATTAACCCGATTCCGGGCTGATGCATGGTCTGTCCAGCTCACTCCTCAAATTTATACGGAGCATGACGTCTCTGGAGTATTTAAACGTTTCTTCCGGGACTTGCCAACTCCGTTGATCTCAAGAGAATGTCACGATCGTTTGATTAACGCCTtag cTATAGATGACGAGCGTCGCCGCCTCGATGAATACCAACGCGCGCTAGATAAATTGAGCCCAGTGTCCTGTAACACAGCTCGTAAACTCTTTGCACATCTTAACTTCATCCAAAAATGGAGTGAAGTTAATAAGATGAGTGCTGAAAACCTGGCCGCAGTGTGGGCACCAACCATTATGCCGCCTTGTGTG AAGAGCACCGGCCTGCAAATATCGTGGTCAGAAAAGGAGGTGACTGTGGTGCGAGATATAATCTTAAATTATCAAGCTGTTTGGTGCCCAGACGAAGATGAAATTAAACGGGATTTAGCATGCCATCGCGTCATCATGAGGATGCAGGAATCCGCACGCTCGCTACCTCAGCCGAGCTCTGCTGGTGATTTGCGTTTCTGGGTTTTCATGGATGATACTTCTAATCACTTCCAAGTTTCACTCACGCCAGACAAGACCAGTTCAGATGTGTGCATGGAACTAAGCGTGAAGACTAACATTCCACACTATAAGCTTATGTTGGAAGAACAAATTTGTAACGGCAGCATGAAACGGATAGTGCACAAGGACGAGATCGTACTAGACGTGGTCACCCGATGGGGATACTGGGATGATGAAGATAGAAAAGATAACAACTTGGTGATTAAAGAGAACAAAATCCTATATCAAATGGATGGATTGCAAATGGATGCTATGTCAAAAAACGGAACTCAAGTATGCGGCCAATTGCGTTATGCCAATGATGCtatgaaaaagtttaaatcCTATGTATTCGAAGTCAATTCCTCCAAGCTCTCCGGTTACGCTGACTCGCAA GGTTCATCCAAAGTGGAGGAATGGAACATTGATGATATAATCTGGTATTTTGGCCATGAGATCAAGAGAGATCCGCAATCCCGATGGGCTATCACATTTATTCCCAAAAATAAGAAACGGAg GAGCAAGGAGCATCCGTACTTCGGTAGTACATTAGCCGGCGGAGTGACAGAGTCACAGCTGCAATGGGCAACCGCACTGATGTTTGCTCAACATGACACCATATTGCCAATGCCACACGATTTCTTGcaataa
- the LOC106717332 gene encoding arf-GAP with Rho-GAP domain, ANK repeat and PH domain-containing protein 1 isoform X3 translates to MTEQLGSQTECLTIQKSQQDAQIVEFGSSHNLSDVTLSQVSFADKSAATSIFQNEVLDVTPYTNQDSEVQIIEEIRPSTSKPKSSTISKFKKLFGVLSEPDLKPLQQPAINNYGPHFSGIMTWIADDNLVSMTKSLYCALAEQKLFCYVDSAMQVLKEVYKLNSVTSLQMVLPVECSNSLYCFELGISNTESGIKHSSRLKITFGCPTAAERLTWAQKIAANLTSAFPSINYSEFTRLGWCYLKVGVSGEWLAAWLLLAGRELMYYCTEDIADNVDLRKTRCLGTQTADEESKKACPSDCCSNLLLDCSVTTLYLRFPHTEEFQNWNSVISLAAHSNGLGLYEQQLTNEEVPTIVDKCINFIYAYGVLSEGIYRRAGRSVVLAELLTRFRADAWSVQLTPQIYTEHDVSGVFKRFFRDLPTPLISRECHDRLINALAIDDERRRLDEYQRALDKLSPVSCNTARKLFAHLNFIQKWSEVNKMSAENLAAVWAPTIMPPCVKSTGLQISWSEKEVTVVRDIILNYQAVWCPDEDEIKRDLACHRVIMRMQESARSLPQPSSAGDLRFWVFMDDTSNHFQVSLTPDKTSSDVCMELSVKTNIPHYKLMLEEQICNGSMKRIVHKDEIVLDVVTRWGYWDDEDRKDNNLVIKENKILYQMDGLQMDAMSKNGTQVCGQLRYANDAMKKFKSYVFEVNSSKLSGYADSQGSSKVEEWNIDDIIWYFGHEIKRDPQSRWAITFIPKNKKRRSKEHPYFGSTLAGGVTESQLQWATALMFAQHDTILPMPHDFLQ, encoded by the exons ATGACAGAACAACTTGGATCACAAACAGAATGTTTAACAATACAGAAATCACAACAAGATGCACAAATTGTGGAATTTGGATCATCACATAACCTATCTGATGTTACCTTATCTCAAGTCAGTTTTGCTGATAAGTCAGCAGCAACTTCCATTTTTCAGAATGAGGTTTTAGATGTTACTCCTTATACTAACCAAGACAGTGAAGTTCAGATAATTGAAGAAATCAGGCCGTCAACAAGTAAACCAAAGAGTTCTactatatcaaaatttaaaaaattatttggtgTACTATCAGAACCTGATTTAAAACCACTGCAACAACCagctataaataattatggtCCCCATTTTAGTGGCATCATGACATGGATTGCAGATGATAATTTAGTTTCTATGACAAAATCTTTGTACTGTGCTTTGGCTgagcaaaaattattttgctatGTTGATTCGGCTATGCAAGTTCTTAAGGAGGTATACAAACTGAATAGTGTTACTTCACTACAAATGGTATTACCAGTGGAGTG CAGTAATAGTTTATATTGCTTTGAGCTGGGTATATCAAATACAGAATCTGGCATAAAACATAGCTccagattaaaaattacatttggtTGTCCAACCGCTGCTGAAAGGCTTACATGGGCTCAAAAAATTGCTGCCAATCTTACATCTGCCTTTCCTTCCATTAATTACTCGGAATTCACACGGCTAGGATGGTGCTACTTAAAG GTGGGCGTCAGTGGCGAATGGCTAGCAGCTTGGCTGCTACTAGCAGGAAGGGAACTAATGTACTATTGTACTGAAGATATAGCTGATAATGTGGACTTAAGAAAAACCAGATGTTTAG GTACACAGACGGCCGACGAGGAATCAAAAAAGGCATGCCCGTCTGACTGTTGTTCTAACTTGCTTCTGGATTGTTCTGTCACTACTCTTTATTTACGTTTTCCGCACACTGAAGAGTTCCAG AACTGGAATTCTGTGATAAGTCTCGCGGCGCACAGTAACGGCTTAGGACTCTATGAGCAACAACTCACTAATGAAGAGGTCCCCACAATCGTAGACAAATGCATTAACTTCATTTATGCATACG GCGTTCTATCAGAGGGCATCTACCGTCGTGCCGGGAGAAGCGTTGTGCTGGCGGAGCTATTAACCCGATTCCGGGCTGATGCATGGTCTGTCCAGCTCACTCCTCAAATTTATACGGAGCATGACGTCTCTGGAGTATTTAAACGTTTCTTCCGGGACTTGCCAACTCCGTTGATCTCAAGAGAATGTCACGATCGTTTGATTAACGCCTtag cTATAGATGACGAGCGTCGCCGCCTCGATGAATACCAACGCGCGCTAGATAAATTGAGCCCAGTGTCCTGTAACACAGCTCGTAAACTCTTTGCACATCTTAACTTCATCCAAAAATGGAGTGAAGTTAATAAGATGAGTGCTGAAAACCTGGCCGCAGTGTGGGCACCAACCATTATGCCGCCTTGTGTG AAGAGCACCGGCCTGCAAATATCGTGGTCAGAAAAGGAGGTGACTGTGGTGCGAGATATAATCTTAAATTATCAAGCTGTTTGGTGCCCAGACGAAGATGAAATTAAACGGGATTTAGCATGCCATCGCGTCATCATGAGGATGCAGGAATCCGCACGCTCGCTACCTCAGCCGAGCTCTGCTGGTGATTTGCGTTTCTGGGTTTTCATGGATGATACTTCTAATCACTTCCAAGTTTCACTCACGCCAGACAAGACCAGTTCAGATGTGTGCATGGAACTAAGCGTGAAGACTAACATTCCACACTATAAGCTTATGTTGGAAGAACAAATTTGTAACGGCAGCATGAAACGGATAGTGCACAAGGACGAGATCGTACTAGACGTGGTCACCCGATGGGGATACTGGGATGATGAAGATAGAAAAGATAACAACTTGGTGATTAAAGAGAACAAAATCCTATATCAAATGGATGGATTGCAAATGGATGCTATGTCAAAAAACGGAACTCAAGTATGCGGCCAATTGCGTTATGCCAATGATGCtatgaaaaagtttaaatcCTATGTATTCGAAGTCAATTCCTCCAAGCTCTCCGGTTACGCTGACTCGCAA GGTTCATCCAAAGTGGAGGAATGGAACATTGATGATATAATCTGGTATTTTGGCCATGAGATCAAGAGAGATCCGCAATCCCGATGGGCTATCACATTTATTCCCAAAAATAAGAAACGGAg GAGCAAGGAGCATCCGTACTTCGGTAGTACATTAGCCGGCGGAGTGACAGAGTCACAGCTGCAATGGGCAACCGCACTGATGTTTGCTCAACATGACACCATATTGCCAATGCCACACGATTTCTTGcaataa